In a single window of the Salvelinus namaycush isolate Seneca chromosome 6, SaNama_1.0, whole genome shotgun sequence genome:
- the LOC120049774 gene encoding E3 ubiquitin-protein ligase TRIM39-like, with product MASSSLHSVNMDTPILIKHHLYCSICLDLFENPVTTHCGHSFCQSCLGRNLHLNDLACPLCKEHLRSNPQVNIILRSLIQELKKAQERKPGEYSGALGEVACDVCTERKLKAHKSCLLCLASYCETHLQTHTSADRLKGHRLVAPVDDLDGRACLTHGRPLELYSRAEGRCVCTLCMEEGHEVVSTETEWDKKKGELGSSLAETQERILERERKVEEIRESMDLCKARLDRERREIDSVFEVVMTAVEETQREALRPLEKRQQDVEREAEELTQELQREIRQLRDIIVQLEDVANLEDHIHFLQTFPSLSGLGDGRDWTEVSLDTKVSFGTMRSSCSAMMEKIEQELEKLSSIELERILKFAVDVTLDPDTANIHLVLSEDGKEVRDGGKIQDLPDRPDRFDHFGSVLGHNMLTSGRSYWEVDVGNKTGWDLGIARGDANRKGQLSVNPSNGYWAIVHYNGDQYGALGDPPFLLSRMEKPQKVGVFVDYEEGLVSFYDVEAKAHIYSFTGYSFTGEMYPYLSPHLLNGKKNSDPLVITEIG from the exons ATGGCCTCCTCTTCCTTACACTCCGTCAACATGGACACCCCTATTCTGATCAAGCACCATCTCTACTGCTCTATTTGTCTGGACCTGTTTGAAAACCCCGTCACCACCCACTGTGGCCACAGCTTCTGCCAGTCCTGCCTGGGCCGCAACCTCCACTTGAATGACCTCGCGTGCCCCCTCTGCAAGGAGCATCTGAGGAGTAACCCGCAG GTGAACATCATCCTCAGGTCCCTAATCCAAGAACTGAAGAAGGCCCAGGAAAGGAAGCCAGGGGAGTATTCCGGAGCCTTGGGCGAGGTGGCCTGTGATGTCTGCACTGAGAGGAAACTCAAGGCCCATAAGTCCTGCTTGCTGTGCCTGGCCTCATACTGCGAGACTCACCTGCAAACCCACACCTCTGCAGACAGGCTGAAGGGCCACAG GTTGGTGGCCCCTGTGGATGACCTAGATGGGAGGGCCTGTCTGACCCATGGTCGACCCCTGGAGTTGTACAGCAGGGCGGAGGGGCGTTGTGTCTGTACCCTCTGCATGGAGGAGGGTCACGAGGTCGTCTCCACAGAAACGGAGTGGGACAAGAAGAAG GGTGAGCTGGGCAGCAGCCTGGCTGAGACGCAGGAAAggatcctggagagagagagaaaggtggaggaGATCAGGGAATCCATGGACCTCTGCAAG GCCCGActggacagggagaggagggagatagacTCTGTGTTTGAAGTGGTGATGACAGCTGTAGAGGAGACCCAGCGAGAGGCTCTCAGGCCCCTGGAGAAGAGGCAACAGGACGTGGAGCGAGAGGCAGAAGAACTCACCCAAGAGCTGCAGAGAGAGATCAGACAGCTGAGAGACATCATCGTTCAGCTGGAGGACGTTGCTAACCTAGAGGATCACATTCACTTCCTGCAG ACCTTCCCATCTCTGTCGGGGCTGGGTGATGGTAGAGACTGGACTGAGGTCTCGCTTGATACTAAAGTCTCCTTTGGTACCATGAGAAGCAGCTGCTCAGCCATGATGGAGAAAATTGAGCAGGAGCTTGAGAAGCTCTCCTCGATCG aacttgagaggatcctGAAGTTTGCAG TTGATGTGACCCTGGACCCAGACACGGCCAACATACATCTGGTTCTCTCTGAGGACGGGAAAGAGGTGAGAGACGGAGGGAAGATACAGGACCTCCCTGACCGTCCGGATCGCTTTGATCACTTCGGCAGCGTCCTGGGGCACAACATGTTAACGTCTGGGAGATCATACTGGGAGGTGGATGTCGGGAACAAGACGGGTTGGGATCTGGGAATTGCAAGAGGAGATGCCAACAGGAAGGGGCAACTCTCGGTGAATCCTTCTAATGGTTACTGGGCAATAGTGCATTATAATGGGGACCAATACGGAGCCTTGGGGGACCCTCCTTTTCTCTTGTCACGGATGGAGAAACCCCAGAAGGTGGGGGTGTTTGTGGATTATGAGGAAGGGTTGGTGTCTTTTTATGATGTGGAAGCTAAGGCTCATATATATTCTTTCACTGGGTATTCCTTCACTGGGGAAATGTATCCATATCTCAGCCCACATCTTCTGAATGGGAAGAAGAACTCAGATCCACTGGTCATCACAGAAATAGGCTGA
- the LOC120049029 gene encoding E3 ubiquitin-protein ligase TRIM39-like: MAYLAGNHGNLTEEQVHCSICLDVFTNPVSIPCGHNFCRCCILDYWKTTTLFQCPMCKKTFFKRPDISINTVLREIAEQFKDIRVSNAERLQQQELKEERDLQKKMEEQKKKEEEQKTMEREMKMKEQQELVQKQQKLLQELRLKQEMQKLQLPQLQRTTSQEPEKPIEGKPGEKPEGEPEEPPADAPPSPPHSPWGEVSCDVCMGDRMKAVKSCLVCLTSYCEEHIKNHNTRFTKHKLIEPVTNLEERMCPKHERLLELFCKKDHICVCVLCTETDHRAHFTVPVEREWTDKKAQLKKTEIDVQQMIQERLKKMEEIKHSVELNKSSAQREIEDSMQVFQELIRSIQRTQAELVLAIEEKQRETERWSQGLIGELEQEITELQRRNTDLEHLSRTEDHIHFLQSFPALCTPPATKDWSGTRVHTEVCVGIIRRAVSKLEETLSEEIDKLVDSELKKILKYTVDLTLDPDSANPWLQLSEDRRQVRHLGTWQDLPDIPERFDTVVIVLGREGFSAGRHYWEVQVGDKDDWYLGVAKASVNRKGRIAVSSSQGYWALAMKKGQGYRASTTPPLPLTLDAKPKRVGVYVDCEEGQVSFYDVKERSHIYTFMEDNFKDKLFPFFYLYCCDKQSDAMVICPINEKSLIKQC; the protein is encoded by the exons ATGGCTTACCTTGCAGGAAATCATGGAAATCTGACGGAGGAGCAGGTCCACTGCTCCATCTGTCTGGACGTGTTCACCAACCCTGTCTCCATACCCTGTGGACACAACTTCTGCCGCTGCTGCATCCTAGACTACTGGAAGACCACCACCCTGTTCCAATGCCCCATGTGCAAGAAGACCTTCTTCAAGCGGCCCGACATTAGCATCAATACCGTCCTGAGGGAGATCGCTGAGCAATTTAAGGACATCCGGGTTAGCAACGCCGAGCGTCTCCAGCAGCAGGAACTGAAAGAGGAACGAGATTTGCAGAAGAAGATGGAAGAgcagaagaagaaggaggaggagcagaaaACGATGGAGCGGGAAATGAAGATGAAAGAACAACAGGAGCTGGTTCAAAAGCAGCAGAAACTTCTCCAGGAGCTGAGACTGAAGCAGGAGATGCAGAAGCTGCAGCTGCCACAGCTGCAACGAACGACGAGCCAGGAACCGGAGAAACCAATAGAAGGAAAACCAGGAGAGAAGCCAGAGGGAGAGCCAGAGGAACCTCCAGCCGATGCTCCTCCATCCCCACCCCACAGCCCATGGGGCGAGGTGTCGTGTGATGTCTGCATGGGCGACCGGATGAAGGCAGTCAAATCCTGCCTGGTGTGTCTGACCTCATACTGCGAGGAACACATCAAGAACCACAACACACGCTTCACCAAACACAAGCTGATCGAACCCGTGACTAACCTGGAAGAGAGGATGTGTCCCAAGCACGAGAGGCTTCTGGAGCTGTTCTGTAAGAAAGaccatatctgtgtgtgtgtgctgtgtacgGAGACGGACCACAGAGCTCACTTTACTGTACCTGTAGAGAGGGAGTGGACTGATAAGAAG GCTCAGCTGAAGAAGACAGAGATAGATGTGCAGCAGATGATCCAGGAAAGActgaagaagatggaggagatcAAGCACTCAGTGGAGCTGAATAAG TCCAGTGCCCAGAGGGAGATCGAGGACAGCATGCAGGTGTTCCAGGAGCTGATTCGGTCCATCCAGAGGACCCAGGCTGAGCTGGTGCTGGCTATAGAGgaaaagcagagagagacagagag GTGGTCCCAGGGCCTGATAGGGGAGCTGGAACAGGAGATCACTGAACTACAGAGGAGGAATACAGACCTGGAGCACCTCTCACGCACAGAGGACCACATCCACTTCCTACAG AGTTTCCCAGCCCTGTGTACCCCTCCAGCCACTAAGGACTGGTCTGGGACCCGTGTACATACTGAAGTGTGTGTTGGGATCATCAGGAGAGCTGTGTCCAAATTGGAAGAGACGCTGAGTGAGGAAATTGACAAACTGGTGGACTCTG AGCTGAAGAAGATTCTTAAGTACACAG TGGACCTGACCCTCGACCCAGACTCAGCCAACCCTTGGCTCCAGCTCTCGGAAGACCGCCGTCAAGTTAGGCACCTGGGAACTTGGCAGGACCTCCCGGACATCCCAGAGCGGTTCGACACTGTGGTCATTGTCCTGGGTCGCGAGGGCTTCTCCGCGGGACGCCACTACTGGGAG gTCCAGGTGGGGGACAAGGATGACTGGTACCTAGGCGTGGCCAAGGCATCAGTCAACAGGAAGGGGCGTATCGCCGTCAGCTCCTCCCAGGGCTACTGGGCGCTGGCCATGAAGAAAGGCCAGGGATATAGGGCCTCCACGACCCCGCCGTTACCTCTAACCCTTGACGCCAAGCCGAAGAGGGTTGGGGTGTATGTGGATTGCGAAGAGGGCCAGGTTTCGTTTTACGACGTGAAGGAGAGGAGTCATATCTATACATTCATGGAGGACAACTTTAAGGATAAGTTGTTTCCGTTCTTTTATCTGTACTGTTGTGATAAACAGTCGGATGCCATGGTGATCTGTCCGATCAATGAAAAGAGTCTGATCAAGCAATGCTGA
- the LOC120049776 gene encoding E3 ubiquitin-protein ligase TRIM47-like isoform X3: MSALPRCCICLDDFTSPVSIPCGHRFCLGCIGEYWRLHGACQCPLCMTCFPIRPQLKTKPTLHNVAPWEENQAALRAGEVPCDICPEKRCRAVKSCLVCLASYCEMHLEPHYMDSALGRHPLVTVWKNLDEPVCRLHGRRLARFCRSDQTCVCAMCVQTDHRGHRVVTIAMEATKKKVKLKKSMMKFQQMIQERLKKMEDLQQSVELVEVTEEKQKAAERRAEGFVKEMEQEITELQRRSTELEQLSHTEDHLTLLQALQ, translated from the exons ATGTCTGCACTGCCTCGATGCTGCATCTGTCTAGATGACTTCACCAGTCCAGTCTCTATCCCCTGTGGCCATCGCTTCTGCCTGGGCTGTATCGGGGAGTACTGGAGACTCCATGGTGCCTGCCAGTGTCCTCTCTGTATGACATGTTTCCCCATAAG GCCACAGCTAAAAACGAAGCCAACCCTACATAATGTTGCCCCGTGGGAGGAAAACCAAGCCGCACTCAGAGCAGGTGAGGTGCCCTGCGATATCTGTCCAGAAAAGCGGTGTAGAGCAGTGAAGTCATGTCTGGTGTGCCTGGCCTCGTACTGTGAGATGCACCTGGAGCCTCACTACATGGACTCGGCTCTAGGGCGCCATCCACTGGTCACTGTGTGGAAGAACCTGGATGAGCCTGTCTGTAGACTCCACGGGAGGAGGTTGGCCAGGTTTTGTCGGAGCGATCAGACCTGCGTCTGTGCTATGTGTGTCCAGACTGATCACAGGGGTCATCGGGTGGTCACCATCGCCATGGAAGCAACAAAAAAGAAG GTTAAGCTAAAGAAGTCCATGATGAAGTTTCAGCAGATGATCCAGGAGAGACTGAAGAAGATGGAGGACCTCCAACAGTCAGTGGAGCTCGTTGAAGTGACTGAAGAGAAACAGAAAGCAGCAGAGAGGCGGGCTGAAGGGTTCGTCAAAGAGATGGAACAGGAaatcactgagctacagaggagaagcactgagctggagcagctctcacacactgaggaccacctcaCCCTTCTACAA gcattacaatga
- the LOC120049776 gene encoding E3 ubiquitin-protein ligase TRIM47-like isoform X1 translates to MSALPRCCICLDDFTSPVSIPCGHRFCLGCIGEYWRLHGACQCPLCMTCFPIRPQLKTKPTLHNVAPWEENQAALRAGEVPCDICPEKRCRAVKSCLVCLASYCEMHLEPHYMDSALGRHPLVTVWKNLDEPVCRLHGRRLARFCRSDQTCVCAMCVQTDHRGHRVVTIAMEATKKKVKLKKSMMKFQQMIQERLKKMEDLQQSVELVEVTEEKQKAAERRAEGFVKEMEQEITELQRRSTELEQLSHTEDHLTLLQVSVPISCLYKSNVNIFGQHIYIYRFNFTTQTSPNNKLLLFLMGFPPLHIEISIIVHSSTLQGLVTHHQVPDPRTTGETRNILKR, encoded by the exons ATGTCTGCACTGCCTCGATGCTGCATCTGTCTAGATGACTTCACCAGTCCAGTCTCTATCCCCTGTGGCCATCGCTTCTGCCTGGGCTGTATCGGGGAGTACTGGAGACTCCATGGTGCCTGCCAGTGTCCTCTCTGTATGACATGTTTCCCCATAAG GCCACAGCTAAAAACGAAGCCAACCCTACATAATGTTGCCCCGTGGGAGGAAAACCAAGCCGCACTCAGAGCAGGTGAGGTGCCCTGCGATATCTGTCCAGAAAAGCGGTGTAGAGCAGTGAAGTCATGTCTGGTGTGCCTGGCCTCGTACTGTGAGATGCACCTGGAGCCTCACTACATGGACTCGGCTCTAGGGCGCCATCCACTGGTCACTGTGTGGAAGAACCTGGATGAGCCTGTCTGTAGACTCCACGGGAGGAGGTTGGCCAGGTTTTGTCGGAGCGATCAGACCTGCGTCTGTGCTATGTGTGTCCAGACTGATCACAGGGGTCATCGGGTGGTCACCATCGCCATGGAAGCAACAAAAAAGAAG GTTAAGCTAAAGAAGTCCATGATGAAGTTTCAGCAGATGATCCAGGAGAGACTGAAGAAGATGGAGGACCTCCAACAGTCAGTGGAGCTCGTTGAAGTGACTGAAGAGAAACAGAAAGCAGCAGAGAGGCGGGCTGAAGGGTTCGTCAAAGAGATGGAACAGGAaatcactgagctacagaggagaagcactgagctggagcagctctcacacactgaggaccacctcaCCCTTCTACAAGTCAGTGTCCCCATTTCCTGTCTTTATAAATCAAATGTTAACATTTTTGgccaacatatatatatatatagatttaATTTCACAACACAAACAAGCCCAAACAACAAGTTGTTACTCTTTTTGATGGGTTTCCCCCCTCTACATATAGAGATTTCCATCATTGTCCACTCCTCTACACTACAAGGACTGGTCACACATCATCAAGTCCCTGATCCAAGAACTACAGGAGAAACTAGAAATATCCTCAAAAGATAG
- the LOC120049776 gene encoding E3 ubiquitin-protein ligase TRIM47-like isoform X2, with protein sequence MSALPRCCICLDDFTSPVSIPCGHRFCLGCIGEYWRLHGACQCPLCMTCFPIRPQLKTKPTLHNVAPWEENQAALRAGEVPCDICPEKRCRAVKSCLVCLASYCEMHLEPHYMDSALGRHPLVTVWKNLDEPVCRLHGRRLARFCRSDQTCVCAMCVQTDHRGHRVVTIAMEATKKKVKLKKSMMKFQQMIQERLKKMEDLQQSVELVEVTEEKQKAAERRAEGFVKEMEQEITELQRRSTELEQLSHTEDHLTLLQRFPSLSTPLHYKDWSHIIKSLIQELQEKLEISSKDSRKLH encoded by the exons ATGTCTGCACTGCCTCGATGCTGCATCTGTCTAGATGACTTCACCAGTCCAGTCTCTATCCCCTGTGGCCATCGCTTCTGCCTGGGCTGTATCGGGGAGTACTGGAGACTCCATGGTGCCTGCCAGTGTCCTCTCTGTATGACATGTTTCCCCATAAG GCCACAGCTAAAAACGAAGCCAACCCTACATAATGTTGCCCCGTGGGAGGAAAACCAAGCCGCACTCAGAGCAGGTGAGGTGCCCTGCGATATCTGTCCAGAAAAGCGGTGTAGAGCAGTGAAGTCATGTCTGGTGTGCCTGGCCTCGTACTGTGAGATGCACCTGGAGCCTCACTACATGGACTCGGCTCTAGGGCGCCATCCACTGGTCACTGTGTGGAAGAACCTGGATGAGCCTGTCTGTAGACTCCACGGGAGGAGGTTGGCCAGGTTTTGTCGGAGCGATCAGACCTGCGTCTGTGCTATGTGTGTCCAGACTGATCACAGGGGTCATCGGGTGGTCACCATCGCCATGGAAGCAACAAAAAAGAAG GTTAAGCTAAAGAAGTCCATGATGAAGTTTCAGCAGATGATCCAGGAGAGACTGAAGAAGATGGAGGACCTCCAACAGTCAGTGGAGCTCGTTGAAGTGACTGAAGAGAAACAGAAAGCAGCAGAGAGGCGGGCTGAAGGGTTCGTCAAAGAGATGGAACAGGAaatcactgagctacagaggagaagcactgagctggagcagctctcacacactgaggaccacctcaCCCTTCTACAA AGATTTCCATCATTGTCCACTCCTCTACACTACAAGGACTGGTCACACATCATCAAGTCCCTGATCCAAGAACTACAGGAGAAACTAGAAATATCCTCAAAAGATAGTAGAAAACTACATTGA